A window of Candidatus Peribacteraceae bacterium genomic DNA:
TTGGTTTCCCTGGATTCCTTGGTTTCCTTGGTCCCACTCCATACACTATTCATTGAAATCCCGCTCTCCCTCTGCTACAGTCACCCAAATACCATGCCGCGCCCGTCGCATCGCCGGCCCCTGCTTTCTCCGAAGAAGGATCCACGGAACTTCGTCATCGCCACGATGGGGAGCCATTCGGCGTTGCAGATCCTCAAGGGGGCGCGGGACGAGGGGATGCGCAACCTGGTGGTTTGCAAGAAGGGAACGGAGCAGATCTACCGGAACTTTCCCGTGGCGGACGAGATCATCACGGTGGAAGACTGGAGTGAATGGGACGAAGGTTTGGAGAAGGAGCTCATCAAGCGCAACGCCATCCTCATCCCGCACGGCTCCTTCATCGCGTACCTGGGCCCCGACCGCGTGAAGCGGATGAAGGCCATGTACTACGGCGCCAAGGAGATCCTGGAGTGGGAGAGCGACCGTGACATGGAGCGCGAGTGGCTGCTGAAATCCGGCTTGCTGCTCCCGCGTGTCTTCGACAAGCCCGAGGACATCGACCGCCCCGTCATCATCAAGTTCCACGGCGCGGGCGGGGGGTTCGGGTACTTCGTGGTCAAGTCCGCGAAGCAGTTCTACGAGGTGAAGAACCGCAAGTATCCCGAGGAGAACGACTTCGTGATCCAGGAATACATCGTGGGGGCGCCGCTCTACGTCCACTACTTCTATTCGCCGATCACCAGGGAGCTGGAGATCATGAGCATGGACAAGCGGTACGAATCCAACGCGGATTCCATCGGCCGCATCCGCGCGGAAGACCAGCTGGCCGCCAACATCCACACCTCCTACACCATCGTGGGCAACATTCCCATCGTCATCCGCGAATCGCTCCTCCCGCAGCTCTTCCAAATGGGGGAGAAGGTGGTGAAGGTGAGCAAGAAGCTCAAGGGCGCGGGCAAAGGGCTCTTCGGGCCGTTCTGCCTGGAGGCCATCATCACGCGCAAGCTGGAGATCTACGTGTTCGAGATCTCCGCACGCATCGTGGCCGGCACCAATCCCTTCATCGAAGGGTCACCCTATACGGCGCTCAAGTACGATGTGCCGATGAGTACCGGCCGTCGCATTGCGCGGGATATCAAGCAGGCGATCGAGAAGGGGAGGCTGGGGGAGATATTGGGATGACGCGTATTGCGTATTGAGTATGACGTATCATTCTACGGTATTCTCGTGGTCCCTTGACTGAAATTCTGCCAGTGTTACCATATATTCATGAATTATGAATCCATCAACGCTGCGCCGGAAGGGCAGTATGTTCCAAGGGCAAGTGCGGACTCCGGTCAGATGGGGGCAGAAGAATCCCGGGAGTATGTGAAGGCGATACAATTTCTTCTTTCCTTGGGGCAAGCGAACGGTGAAAGCGCACAGCGTGGAGGCGCGAACGATGCCGGCGGGGAATGGAAGTGATGTTGCGGGTTCCTGCGCGTGCACCATGAGCAATAATCCGTTCCATTTGGCATTTTGCATTTCAAAATTTGCATTACAATCTATCCATGGACACCGCCTCCCTCCTCTCCGGCTACGATTTGAAGAATCTGACGGTCGGCGTCCTCGGCGGCCACAGCGCGCTGGACGTGTGCCATGGCGCCAAGCAGTGGGGGTTCAAGACGGTCTGCGTTGCGCGCAGCGGGCGGGAGAAGACGTACGCGCAGTACTTCAAGACGAAGGGGAGGGGGGAAGAGGAGCGGGGCTGTATTGATGAGGTGATCCTGGTGGATGCTTTCGACGATGTACTCAAGCAGGACGTGCAGAACGCCCTGCGGAATGCCAATGTCCTCTTCATCCACAACCGTTACTTCTGGGTCTACTTCGACGATTTCGCCAAAGTGGAAAACGAGTTCCACGTTCCCATCTTCGGGTCCCGCACGCTCCTCAAACTGGAGGAGCGCGACCAGCCCTACAACCAGTACCACCTGCTCAGGGACGCGGGCATCCGCACACCCCGCATCTTCGCGAAGCCGGAAGAGATTGACCGGCCGGTGCTGGTGAAGGCGAACGAGGCGGCGCGGGGGTACGAGCGTGCGTTCTTCCTGGTGACCGGCAAGGACGAGTGGGAGAGGAAAGGCGCGCAGTTGCAGAAGGAGGGGAAGGTGACGGACAAGTGGCGCAGCGCGGCGATGGAGGAATTCGTGGTGGGGGCGCCCGTCAACTTCAACTTTTTCTACTCCCGGCTCAGCGGAGAGCTGGAACTGCTGGGCACCGACACGCGCCGCCAGACGAACCTGGACGGTTTCCTGCGCATGACGGCGGAAGAGCAGGCGGAGGTGCGCAAGGCCGTCCCCCTCAAGATGATCGAGACGGGGCACATCGCCTGCACCGTCAAGGAGTCGCTCCTGGAGAAGGCGTTCGACCTGGGCGAGAAGTTTGTCAAAGCCACGCAGAAGCTCCCCAAGAGTTTGGATCCCTCCGGCAAGGGGATCATCGGTCCGTTCGCGCTCCAGGGGTCGGTGGTGGCGGAGGAGGGGAAGGAGGACATCGTCATTTTCGACGTGAGCCTCCGCATCCCCGGCTCCCCCGGGGTGATGGCGACCCCGTATTCCGGTTACCTGTACGGCCAATCCATGAGCGTGGGGGAGAGGGTGGGGATGGAAATACGGAAGGCGGTGGAGGAAGGCAGGGTGGAGGAAATCATCACATGAGAGGGTGGCCTGCCGGCCGTAGACCCGAGTGTGCGAGGGCGGAGGCCGGAGGAGATTGTGACGTGTGAGGGTGGACGGGTACACTTCTGCACGTGGGGCATTAGCTCAGTTGGTAGAGCGTCTGGTTTGCAACCAGAAGGTCGCCGGTTCGAATCCGGCATGCTCCACCAACCTCCGCAGGAGGTTGTCCACCGTAGTCTCGCCGAAGCGAGCGGAGGTGGACTTCTCCGGGCAGGACCTCCTGGCTACGGTTGGCAGGCCATGACAACTTGCACACTTTGATCGAGTTTGCTCAAAAAGCGCCACTAGGTGTTTTTTTATTGTTGCACATAGAGCGAGAGTGCACACTTTGCGCGACTTTGGTGCATATTGTCGCGTGTCCTGCTTCCTAAGGTCAGCCGGATCGGAAACACCCGTGCTGTTTGTAGGACGAGGGGAAGCGTACAATACCGGGTTGCTTCCCCCCTTCCCCATGCCCGCAGCATCTTCCGCCAAGAAGAAGGAAAAAATCATCGGCACCGTCGAGCACTACTTCGACCGTATCGGCGTGGCCATCGTGGAACTCAAGGCTCCCCTCAAGGTGGGGGACGCCGTGGTCTTCCGCAAAGGCGAGACGGAATTCACGCAGCCCGTCGCATCGCTCCAGGTTGAGCACGCGCAGGTGGACAAGGCCAAGAAGGGCGACCAGGTGGGCATGAAGGTGGATGCTCCCGTCAAGGAGGGGACGGAAGTGTTGGCGGCCTGAAGCCTAAAACTCCATTCCGGTGTCCGTCCTCCCCCGCATACCGGGGATGAGGTACTTCAGCGGCCCGAAGAGGACATCCGTCGTCCCCGTGAGTTCCGCAAGGCTCCAGAAGAAGATGAACACCGCGATGATGATGACCAGGATGTACACGCCTCCCACGTTCTTCATCCACTGTGCTTCCCCGATCATGTCGCCCACCTGCTCGCGGTATTTGATGAGGCAGAAGGAACCGACGATACCCACGATTGGCAGGATGATTCCCATCGGCCGGTATCATTCCTGAGGGAGGGGGATGAATCAATACATATTACGCTATCGCCCCGTCAATCTCCTTCTTCATGTCCTCCTTCGGCCTTGCGCCGATGAAGGCTTTCTGCGGCTGGCCGTCCTTGAAGAGGATGAAGGTGGGGATGCTCATCACGTTGAACATGCCGGCCACGTCGCCGTTCTCATCCACGTTCATCTTCACGAATTTCACGTTGGGGCCGTACTCCGCGGCGAGCTCGTCGATCACGGGGCCCATCACCTTGCAGGGTCCGCACCAGGGAGCCCAAAAGTCCACCAGCACGGGGACGGGGGACTTGAGCACTTCACTCTCAAATTGCGCATCGGTGATGTCGTTGGCCATGAGGGGGAGGGAGAAAGTTGGAGTGAAAGTATAGAAGGAAACCGTTCGTTGTTCCAGTGAAGAATGCAGGATTGAAGTGGTGGGGGAGCATGAGAAATGCAAAATGCAAAATGAGAAAAGGGCATTTTGCATTTCAAATTATGCATTTCTTCATTCCTCCCGTCCTCTCGACAAAATCTCCTTCGTGATCTTCTTCCCCGCCTCCACCCCCGGCTGGCCGTACGGGTCCAGGCGGTAGAGCTTGCCGAGGAAGATCACTTCCGCAAGGAGCAGGAAGAGCAGTTGGCCCAAGTGGTAGCTGTCCAAGCGCGTGAGGGAAATGGTGGCGTAGGGACGCTTGACGCCCGTGAGGGCGCGGCTGGTGCCCTCGTAGCAGGCGTCCAGGAGCTGTCCCGTGGTCTTGCCCGCGATGTACTTCCACGGCCCGGGGAGGCTCTCCGGCAGGTACAGGCGGGGCTTCTCCAGTTCGCGCACGAACAGGTGCCACGTGCGGCGCGGGCCGGCCATCCACTGCTGCAGGAGCGAGTGCTGGTCCTGCGTCCCCACGGCGGCGAGGGGGATGGGGTTCGAGGTCTCCTTCTTCCCCAGGCTCTCCGCGATGAGCTGCTGGTTCCAGCGCGCGAGCTGCGCCAGCCTTTGGCCGTACGGCATGATCACGCGCACGTTGTAGCCGCGCTTGGTATCGAGGAGGTACTGGATGCTGGCGAGGAGGGCGGCGGGATTCTCCTCCAGTATCGGCTGCTGGCAGAGCGTATCCATCTCCTTCGCGCCGCGCGCGAAGCTGTCCAAATCCCCGTCCAGCAGGCCTAGGGGCAGGAGCCCGATGGGAGTGAAGATGGAGAAGCGGCCGCCCACGCCGGGGGGGATGGGGAGCATCTGGATGCCGTGGTCCAGGCAGAAGCCGTGGAGGAACCCCTGTTCCGGGTCCGTGATGGCGATCACGCGCTCCGCCGCGCGCTCGCGCCGCGCCTTTTGCAGGTGCTCCCAGCACAGGAAGAAGATGCTCATGGGCTCCAGCGTGTCGCCGGACTTGCTGGCGATGACGAGGAGCGTGGACTTCCAATTGATGATGGAGAGGTAGTTGTCCAGCACCGCGGGGTCCAGCATATCCAGCACGATGAATTCCACCGTGTTGGGCCCCTCGAACGCCTCCTGGATCAGCCGCGGCCCCAACCCCGATCCTCCGATGCCGATCCACACCACCGTTTCGATCCCCTCCGCCTTCACGCGGATGGCCGCTTCCTTCACCCGCTCGATCAACTGCTTGTTGTACGGGTCCATGGACCACGCGTGCTCCCCCCGTCCCCGCTCCGAAAGCCACTCCTCCACATAGCGCCGCACGGGGCTGCGCAACCCGGAGAGTTCCTGGTCCGGTATCCCCATGGAAGGGGTGATGGACTTGGCGAGGGTTTGGGAGATGTCGAGGTGCAACATCGCGTCTATCCTATACCCCTCTCCCCTCCGGGGGTAGTGACGCAACGACCGTAGGGACGTCCCGGCGGGACGTCCATACAACGTGCATCTACAGCGCCCTGAGGGCGGCAGCCACGCGCTCCTCCGTTGTCCGCAGGTCCGCGGGAAGATCCCGCAGCACCCGGGTGACGGCGGGGGCGTCGTAGCCGAGCGAGGTGAGCGCGGCGATGGCGTCCTGGTCGAACTCGTGGGGCAGCTCTTCCGCCGATACCTCCCCCAGGAGCAGGGGATTCTTCTCCATCAGGGACTTGAGTTCAATGAGCACCTTCTGCGCCGTCTTCTTCCCCACGCCTTTCACGTGCTTCAGCATCCCCTCGTCCTGTTCCTGCACGGCGCGGAGCAGCAACGCCTTGGGAACGGCGCACAGCTCCAGCCCCAGCCGCGGCCCGATGCCGGAGAGCTTGATCAGCTCCTCGAACAGCACCAATCCCGCGCGGTCCAGGAAGCCGAAGAGATCGAAACGCTCCTCGCGGATGTACGACGAGATCCACAGGCTCCCGGGCGTAAAGTCCGGCAGCTTCTCCCACACGTCCAGCGGCACGCTCACGCGGTACCCCACGCCCTGCACGTCCATGATCACCTCGCCGACGCCGAGCTTCTGCACCGTTCCTCGCAGGTGGGAGATCATGGGGGGGAGGGTAGCAGATCCTCCGGAGAGAGAGGAAGTTGTAGAAAGGTTTGGGGCAGGAATTTATGGAATCCGATGAAACCGAGGAAACCAAGGGGAAGATAGTCAGTCGTTCTTTGGTTTCTTCGGCTTCCTCGGTTTCTTTGGTTTCTTTCATAATCCGGTAAACTACCAAAATATCACAAAATATGGTATAATAACCATACAAATGCACCCTACCCGCCGCCTTCTAACGCTCCTCGTCCTGTGCGCGGCTGCCGCAACGTTTTCGGGCGGTGCCGCCGTGCTGCGTGCGGATATCCGAGGGGAGATCGAGGGGGAATTTGAGCAGGTGCTCGCGCGGGCGAAGTCCAGTTACCTCCAGCGCCGTGGCGTGGCCACTTCGCAGAAGAATACGCAGCAGACCGCGGCGGAAGCCCACAAGCAGGTGGTGGCCGTGGGCAAGGAGAAGCAGCGGGTGCGCTTCGCCATCGTGCAGGCGCGCGGAATGGCGCAGGACTTGCGCAACCGCATCGCCAAGCTGGAGGCGGAGCAGCACCGCCTGGACCGCATTGCGCAGACCGATGAGGAACGTTTCCTCTCGCTCCTGCGCAGCAACAAGCTGCAGGCCTTCGTCACGGTCCAGCAGCAGAACGGCATCAAGTTCCTGTTCCGGCGTCTCCTCAGCCTCTCCTTGGGCGCGGGGGTGGAGCGGGAGTTCCAGGAGAGCTTCGTGGCGCGGGCGCGGGAGGAGTTCCTCGTCTCCCTCCTGCAGGCGCGGGAAATGGCAACGGCGCGCCTCGCCACCTTCCGCAAGCAGGTGGTGACGGCGGAGGAGAACCTCACCACGCTCACGGTGCGTCATGAGCAGCTCATCGCGCAGTACCGGGAGGCCGACAAGGTCTACGAAAAGGCGCAGAGGGAAGCGCTGGTGAGCGAGGAGCAGCTCCTGGCGTTCAAGGCGGAAATGGCACGCGTGCAGGCGGACGTGCTGCGGCTCCAGGCGGAGATGGCGCGGTTCGACGCGCGCATCCGCGCCAAGGCGGAGCGGGAGTTGATCGAGAAGGGGCTCATGGATCCCCGCCAGGGCGGCGCCTCCGGAGTGTCGCGCCTCGCCAAATTGCACTTCACGTGGCCGGTGTTCGGTCCCGTCACCGCCACGTTCCACGATGCCGCGTACTTTAAGCGGTTCGGTGTGCCGCACGAGGGGGCGGATATCGCGCAGGGGCAGGGATCACCCGTCTCGGTGGCGGCCGACGGCGTGGTATTCATCGTCCGCGACGGCGGCGCCAAGGGATACACCTACGTCCTCATCGCCCACCGCGACGGCTACGCCACGCTCTACGGCCACCTCTCCTCCGTGGCGGTTGCGGCGGGGGACGACGTGGTCCAGGGGCAGACCATCGGCCTCTCGGGCGGCCAGCCGGGCACCCCCGGCGCCGGCCTCCTCACCACCGGCCCTCATCTCCACTTCGAAGTGATCAAGAACGGGACGAACATCAATCCGCTCAGCGTGCTGCCGTAGGCGGAAAGGGAAATTGAAAATGAAAAAAGATGGGTATAGAGTTGCCCGTCCTGGTTGCTCTTTGTTTTAAACGAAAGGGAGGTGATCCATGGTCCAATGGTTTTTTGTTCTCGTGTTGGGGGCGGCATTCATTGCAGGTTTTGTCTTCTTCGGCGAGGGGGCGGGGGAATGGAGGCGATGGTGGCACAAGGCGGAAGCCGCATTGGGCGTCCTCCTCATCACGGCCTCCGGCTTCTGTCTCTGGAAGAGCGTTTGCGCGAGCAGAGAGGAGGGATGGGTGTTCACGGGTTTCATCCTCCCATGCGCCGTCGGGGCATGCGTAGGATTCGGGATCGTGTGGATCTGGAATAGGCTGGATATATTGTTGCGGGGTAACTAGGAACGGGGAAGCATGATGCTTCCCCTTTTTCACCTTGCGCCGATGACCACCACGAACTCGCCCTTCAGGGTCAGTCGGGGGATCGCCTCGGCAATTGAGTACACATTAGTGTACACAACATCCTCGTGCATCTTCGTCAGCTCCCGCGCCACCACCACGGGACGTTCCGGCTGGTCCTTCAAAGCCTCCGCCAGTTCCGTGAGCGTCTTCACGATACGATGCACGGATTCGTAGAAGACGATCGTCCTCTCCTCGTCCTTGAAGGAAGCGAGGAGCGTCTTGCGCCCCTTCTTGAGCGGCAAAAAACCCAGGTACACGAAGTGGTTGATGGGGAGGCCGCTGATGGAAAGCGCCGTGAGGAACGCGGAAGGTCCCGGTACGGATTCGATCTTCACGCCGGCTTCCCGCGCGCGGGACACGATCGCATACCCCGGGTCGCTGATTCCCGGCGTGCCGGCGTCGCTCACGAGCGCGAGATGTTTCCCCGCCTTCAGGAGATTGAGGATGTGCTCCACTTTTCCCGGATCGCTGTGGCCGTGGAAGCTGAGTAGGGACGTCCCGGCGGGACGTCCGTACGGCGATCCGATGCCGAGTTGTTTCAGAAGATTCCCCGTCACTCTCGTATCTTCACAAATGATCGCGTCACACGCTTTCAGTGTCTCGATGGCGCGGAGGGTGATATCACCGAGGTTGCCGATAGGTGTGGAAACCACCGATAGCATGAGGACATCATAGAGGAAACCGAAGAGTCCGACGATACCGAGGATTCCGACGAACATCGGCATCTGGAAGGCCGGAGTTCCTTCCTTACGTACCTCGGAATCCTCGGAATCTTCGGAATCCTCGGATCAAGAGATCACAAAAATAGGCAATTCCACCCCTTTTCTCTTTTCGAAAAAACGCTATGATCCACAAGAACCCCTTCCCCCGCCGTTTTCCTTATGGCCGACAAGAACGCGAATCCCGGTAACGCACAGCAACCCCTTTCCGGCGGCGGAGAGACCATTTCCGGCATCGGCAAGCTGGCGCCCCGCCCCATCGTGACGGAAATGGAGGAAAGCTATTTGAGCTACGCGATGAGCGTCATCGTCTCCCGCGCCCTACCCGATGCCCGCGACGGCCTCAAGCCCGTGCACCGGCGCATTCTGAAGGCCATGCAGGAGGAAGGACTCACGCCCAGCCACCGGTACTCCAAGTGCGCGGGTGTGGTGGGTGAAGTGCTCAAGAAATACCATCCGCACGGCGACTCCTCGGTGTACGACGCACTCGTGCGCCTCGTTCAGGATTTCTCCATGCGTTACCCGCTCGTGGACGGGCAGGGAAACTTCGGATCGATCGATGGGGACAGCGCCGCAGCCTATCGGTACACCGAGTCCCGGCTGCAGAAGATCGCCATGGAGCTCCTCGCGGACATCGACAAGGACACCGTGGATTTCATGCCGAACTACGATGCGACCCGCAAAGAGCCTGTCGTCCTGCCCTCCAAGATCCCGAACCTCCTCCTCAACGGCACCGTGGGCATTGCCGTGGGTATGGCCACCAACATCCCGCCCCATAATCTCAGCGAACTGATCGATGCCACACTGTTCCTCATCGAGAACACGGATGCCACGGTGGAAGACCTTCTGCAGTTCGTCAAAGGGCCGGATTTTCCCACGGGAGGCATCGTCTACAACAAGGAAGCCCTCCGGCAGGCTTATCTCACCGGACGCGGATCGGTGGTGCTGCGTGGCAAGGCGGAGATAGAGGAAGACAGCAAAGGACGTTACCAGATCCGCATCAACGAGATCCCGTACCAGGTCAATAAATCCGCCATGATCGAGCGGATGGCGCAGCTCGTGACGGACAAGGTGATCGTGGGGATTTCGGATATCCGCGACGAATCCGATCGGGACGAGAGGGTGCGCATTATCATCGAACTCAAGAAGGACGCCTACCCGCAAAAGGTCTTGAACCAGCTCTTTAAGCTCACCGACCTGCAGACGAGCTTCGGGTACAACATGATCGCGCTGGCGGACGGCATCCAGCCGCGGCTTCTCAACCTGCAGGAGCTCCTGGAGATCTTCGTGGGCCACCGCCGCATCGTCATCACACGGCGCGTGACGTTCGACCGCGACCGCGCCAAGGAGCGCGCACACATTCTGGAAGGCCTCAAGAAGGCGCTGGACCACATCGACCAGATCATCGCCACCATCAAGAAGAGCGAGACGAAGGAGATCGCCAAGGAGAACCTGGTGAAGAAATTCAAGCTCACGGAGATCCAGGCGGACGCCATCCTCCAAATGCGTCTGCAGACTTTGGCCGGCCTGGAACGGAAGAAGATCGAGGATGAGCTGGCGGAGAAGCGGAAGTTCATCGCGGAGTGCGAGGCGATCCTCAAGGACAAGAAGAGGATCGACAAGATCCTCAAGGGGGAGCTGGAGGAACTCCGGAACACGTACGGCGATGCGCGGAAGACCACCGTGGTTCCCAGCGCGGTGGGGGAATTCTCCGCCAAGGACACCATCCCCAACGCCCCCATGATCGTCACGCTGACCATGGGCGGGTACGTCAAACGGCTCAGCCCCATGCAGTTCCGCGCGCAGCACCGCGGCGGCAAGGGCGTCAAAGGCATGACCACGAAGGACGATGACGAGGTGCTCTCGCTCCTCCACGCCATGAACCACGACGACATCCTGTACTTCACCAACACGGGGCGCGTGTTCAAGCTCCCCGTCTACGAGCTGCCCCAGACCAGCCGGGCGGCCAAAGGCCAGGCGATCGTCAACCTCCTCCAGCTCCAACCCGAGGAGCACATCACGGCCATGCTGAAGGCGGATATGAGCGGCAAGAAGTACCTCTTTATGACGACCTCCAAAGGAACGGTCAAGCGCACAGCGGCGAGCGAATTTGAGAACATCCGCCGGTCCGGACTCATCGCGCAGAAGCTCCCTCCGGGCGACGAACTCAAGTGGGTGCTGGCCACGAGCGGCAAGGACGAGATCTTCATCCTCACCCGCAAGGGGAAGGCCATCCGCTTCAAGGAAGACGACGTGCGCGACATGGGGAGGGCGGCGGCCGGGGTCCGTGGCATTATGCTGGGACAGGGGGACATCGTGGTGGAGGCGGCGCTCATCCAGAATCCCTCCTCCAGCCAGCTTCTCGTCGTCATGGAGAACGGCTTGGGGAAGATGACGCCCGTTACGGAGTACCGTTTCCAGGGACGCGGGGGCACGGGGGTCAAGGCCGCACAACTGACGCCGAAGACGGGGGACATCGTGGGCGGGTTCGTGCTGGAGAAGGGGACGGACGGCGACCTGCTCTGCATCAGCAAGCAGGGGCAGATGATCCGCATGCGCCTCTCCGATATCCCCAGCCGCGGCCGCGCCACCCAGGGCGTGATCGTCATGCGGCTCAACGCGCGGGACAAGGTGGCCACCATGAGCGTTGTTATGGAGGATAAGGAAGCCGAGGAGGCGGTTCTCCAGGCCGCAGCGGAGCTTCGCGTGGAAGAGGTGGAGGCGATCGAGAAGGAGGAGCGGAAGGTGAAGAGGGCGGCGAGGGCTGCTGCGAAAGAGGCGGAATCTGCCAAGAAGTAGTCGTAAGGACGTCCCGTCGGGACGTCCTTACGACGTGCTATACGCCCAGTTCTTCCCTTGCAACACTTCTCCACTCCTGTAAACTTCCCCCATCATGAAAACCGGTATCCATCCAGAAATGATCAAGGACGCAAAAACGACCTGCTCCACCTGCGGGACGGTGTATCTGATCCCCTCAACGGTCAAAGAGCAGAGCGTGGAAGTGTGCCGCAGCTGCCACCCCGTCTATACCGGCAAGGCCAACAAGGAGGCGCGTGGAGGCCGCGTGGAGCGGTTCCGCAAGAGGATGGCGGCAGGGAAGGGCACACCGGAAAGCGCCCCCAAAGCGCACAAGAAGTAGATTTGGGAGCTGCAAGGGGGGAGGAGGGTGTTTGTTAAAAGTACAATAATATGTTATAATAATCTTAAGAAACATCCCTCAATGTTGCACACGGTCCTCATCCACCAGACACCCCCTTCTGCGCAAACTGCTGCGCAAAAGGTTCCTGCCGCGGCTCTCCCTGTGCATCCGGCGCCTCCTCCGCGGGATGGGGAATATGAATTGGAATATGCGGGCTTCTGGATCCGTACGGGTGCCTACCTCATCGATCTCCTGTTCCTCTCGCTCGTCATGGGCATCTTTACGGTTGCCCTGTTCCTGGGATCCTTCAGCCCCTCCTTCGAGCAGACCTTGGCATATGTGACGGCCTTGTGCGCGGTGACGCCGCTGTACTTCATCATCATGGAAGGGAGTCCCCTGCAGGGGACGGTGGGGAAGCGGGTATCGGGCTTGCGGGTGACGAACGCCCAAGGCGCGCGCATTTCCATCTTCCGTTCCATCCTCCGCACCCTCGCCAAGTCCCTCTCCGGCTTCTTCCTCGGCATCGGGTACCTGATGGTGGGCACGACCGAGCGCAAGCAGGGGCTCCATGACAAGATCGCCGATTGCTACGTGCTCTCGTACCGCAAGTCGCGGTTCTGGGGGGGAT
This region includes:
- a CDS encoding formate--phosphoribosylaminoimidazolecarboxamide ligase — translated: MPRPSHRRPLLSPKKDPRNFVIATMGSHSALQILKGARDEGMRNLVVCKKGTEQIYRNFPVADEIITVEDWSEWDEGLEKELIKRNAILIPHGSFIAYLGPDRVKRMKAMYYGAKEILEWESDRDMEREWLLKSGLLLPRVFDKPEDIDRPVIIKFHGAGGGFGYFVVKSAKQFYEVKNRKYPEENDFVIQEYIVGAPLYVHYFYSPITRELEIMSMDKRYESNADSIGRIRAEDQLAANIHTSYTIVGNIPIVIRESLLPQLFQMGEKVVKVSKKLKGAGKGLFGPFCLEAIITRKLEIYVFEISARIVAGTNPFIEGSPYTALKYDVPMSTGRRIARDIKQAIEKGRLGEILG
- a CDS encoding DUF1297 domain-containing protein, whose translation is MDTASLLSGYDLKNLTVGVLGGHSALDVCHGAKQWGFKTVCVARSGREKTYAQYFKTKGRGEEERGCIDEVILVDAFDDVLKQDVQNALRNANVLFIHNRYFWVYFDDFAKVENEFHVPIFGSRTLLKLEERDQPYNQYHLLRDAGIRTPRIFAKPEEIDRPVLVKANEAARGYERAFFLVTGKDEWERKGAQLQKEGKVTDKWRSAAMEEFVVGAPVNFNFFYSRLSGELELLGTDTRRQTNLDGFLRMTAEEQAEVRKAVPLKMIETGHIACTVKESLLEKAFDLGEKFVKATQKLPKSLDPSGKGIIGPFALQGSVVAEEGKEDIVIFDVSLRIPGSPGVMATPYSGYLYGQSMSVGERVGMEIRKAVEEGRVEEIIT
- the trxA gene encoding thioredoxin: MANDITDAQFESEVLKSPVPVLVDFWAPWCGPCKVMGPVIDELAAEYGPNVKFVKMNVDENGDVAGMFNVMSIPTFILFKDGQPQKAFIGARPKEDMKKEIDGAIA
- the ruvA gene encoding Holliday junction branch migration protein RuvA, translating into MISHLRGTVQKLGVGEVIMDVQGVGYRVSVPLDVWEKLPDFTPGSLWISSYIREERFDLFGFLDRAGLVLFEELIKLSGIGPRLGLELCAVPKALLLRAVQEQDEGMLKHVKGVGKKTAQKVLIELKSLMEKNPLLLGEVSAEELPHEFDQDAIAALTSLGYDAPAVTRVLRDLPADLRTTEERVAAALRAL
- a CDS encoding peptidoglycan DD-metalloendopeptidase family protein; this translates as MHPTRRLLTLLVLCAAAATFSGGAAVLRADIRGEIEGEFEQVLARAKSSYLQRRGVATSQKNTQQTAAEAHKQVVAVGKEKQRVRFAIVQARGMAQDLRNRIAKLEAEQHRLDRIAQTDEERFLSLLRSNKLQAFVTVQQQNGIKFLFRRLLSLSLGAGVEREFQESFVARAREEFLVSLLQAREMATARLATFRKQVVTAEENLTTLTVRHEQLIAQYREADKVYEKAQREALVSEEQLLAFKAEMARVQADVLRLQAEMARFDARIRAKAERELIEKGLMDPRQGGASGVSRLAKLHFTWPVFGPVTATFHDAAYFKRFGVPHEGADIAQGQGSPVSVAADGVVFIVRDGGAKGYTYVLIAHRDGYATLYGHLSSVAVAAGDDVVQGQTIGLSGGQPGTPGAGLLTTGPHLHFEVIKNGTNINPLSVLP
- the rsmI gene encoding 16S rRNA (cytidine(1402)-2'-O)-methyltransferase: MPMFVGILGIVGLFGFLYDVLMLSVVSTPIGNLGDITLRAIETLKACDAIICEDTRVTGNLLKQLGIGSPYGRPAGTSLLSFHGHSDPGKVEHILNLLKAGKHLALVSDAGTPGISDPGYAIVSRAREAGVKIESVPGPSAFLTALSISGLPINHFVYLGFLPLKKGRKTLLASFKDEERTIVFYESVHRIVKTLTELAEALKDQPERPVVVARELTKMHEDVVYTNVYSIAEAIPRLTLKGEFVVVIGAR
- the gyrA gene encoding DNA gyrase subunit A, producing MADKNANPGNAQQPLSGGGETISGIGKLAPRPIVTEMEESYLSYAMSVIVSRALPDARDGLKPVHRRILKAMQEEGLTPSHRYSKCAGVVGEVLKKYHPHGDSSVYDALVRLVQDFSMRYPLVDGQGNFGSIDGDSAAAYRYTESRLQKIAMELLADIDKDTVDFMPNYDATRKEPVVLPSKIPNLLLNGTVGIAVGMATNIPPHNLSELIDATLFLIENTDATVEDLLQFVKGPDFPTGGIVYNKEALRQAYLTGRGSVVLRGKAEIEEDSKGRYQIRINEIPYQVNKSAMIERMAQLVTDKVIVGISDIRDESDRDERVRIIIELKKDAYPQKVLNQLFKLTDLQTSFGYNMIALADGIQPRLLNLQELLEIFVGHRRIVITRRVTFDRDRAKERAHILEGLKKALDHIDQIIATIKKSETKEIAKENLVKKFKLTEIQADAILQMRLQTLAGLERKKIEDELAEKRKFIAECEAILKDKKRIDKILKGELEELRNTYGDARKTTVVPSAVGEFSAKDTIPNAPMIVTLTMGGYVKRLSPMQFRAQHRGGKGVKGMTTKDDDEVLSLLHAMNHDDILYFTNTGRVFKLPVYELPQTSRAAKGQAIVNLLQLQPEEHITAMLKADMSGKKYLFMTTSKGTVKRTAASEFENIRRSGLIAQKLPPGDELKWVLATSGKDEIFILTRKGKAIRFKEDDVRDMGRAAAGVRGIMLGQGDIVVEAALIQNPSSSQLLVVMENGLGKMTPVTEYRFQGRGGTGVKAAQLTPKTGDIVGGFVLEKGTDGDLLCISKQGQMIRMRLSDIPSRGRATQGVIVMRLNARDKVATMSVVMEDKEAEEAVLQAAAELRVEEVEAIEKEERKVKRAARAAAKEAESAKK
- the rpmE gene encoding 50S ribosomal protein L31, whose translation is MKTGIHPEMIKDAKTTCSTCGTVYLIPSTVKEQSVEVCRSCHPVYTGKANKEARGGRVERFRKRMAAGKGTPESAPKAHKK